The Rosa rugosa chromosome 3, drRosRugo1.1, whole genome shotgun sequence sequence TGTCCAATCTAATGACTTGGAAAAGACGGCTTTGTCTTTTTTTCTAATACTAATTTACTAGTTATTTGCTTAATCAAAGACAAAGACGGGGGTTTTGTCAAATTTCATAGTTGGCTAGTCTGAGAAGAGAGGGCAAAGTTCAAATGCGGACCGACCTTTATAACCCAAGTCCACGTGTCCAAATGGGAGCGGCTACACAGTTACGGTCTTGGAGCGCCTGCTTTGCTGTTaacttcaaatcttcaatcaTGTCCAAACGGTAGACGCTTGTACCAGTAGTTGGCCACGTGTTCGTAAAGGAATGAAACCTCTTAGAATGCTGTAACAAATAACTCCCCCAATCAATACATCTATCTATTTATCAAAACTTTTAAAATATCTAAATTACTCTTTATTAAAGATAATTTTGACAGCTATGCGCATCGAACTAAAGACATATTCGTTACAAAATGAAAACTTATGACACTAAACTAAATGATCGtggcttttcaaaaaaaaaaaaaaatcctaaatgATCGTAGTTGTAATGGATAACTTATAAAATTAGTTTTATGATATTTGAGATAATCCTTTTTTTTAGCGGTTAtttaatgtatatatatacatagagaGCCATTCTACTAAAAGATCTTTGTTTTTGGTCATTTCAATTATCTATTGGCATTTTGACTGTTCAGTTCTTAAGACTCCAtgaatagatcacttatgcaaattttcattcaaattgatgaccgttaagATATCGAACTAGACTAAATCAATGGAAGAATCAAATTTGTCAAACTTAAACCGCTCATGCTTAAATTATAAATCACAGTTacgaatgccttaacgatcatcagtGTGGctaaaaattttcagaagtgatctactcatataaacctaaaaactgaacggtcgagatgccaaaagttagtctaataagcgatctcttaaaatgacaaaaaaaaaaaaaaaattcctcacTACTAGGACATATATATTTATAGACACACCTACACACACACCTTGATGGCTATCGATGAGGAGCACAAATCCCCACTAAAAGGCTTTCGAGTAGGCCTTTTGAACCTACAAAAGACTACCCCTTTCCATATCGAAAGACAAGTTCCTACAATCCCAAGGGTTCTCTTATAAAAGGTCTTCTCTCTCATGATTAATggtagagcaactccaacagcttccctataatttctgtattatagggaagcaaaaatcaaaatctccataatttttcTGCTCTGATTCCAATAGCttccctattttacagattTTTGCATTTATTACAACAATAAAATATTCTACATTTAAAACAAGTTTAAAATAACGGCTAGTTTACAATGGCTAGTTTCTAACGGCTATTTTTTAACGGCTAGTTTACAACGGCTATTTCTAAGGGCTCGTTTACGTCAACTTCTTCTATAAATAAGAAAAAATCATCTATCACATTTTCTATCTCATTCTTATAATTTTGATTTCTTTGCTTCCTCATTTCTTGCTCACTTTGAAACTATTTTTATGGCTCGTCGTTCTTTGGCTAGTCGTTATTTAGTTGATACGTACATGAATGACGACGACGATATTGatgaagaatatgaagaatcgTTACTTGTTCAAATAGAAGAAGAACGTCTTGCCAAGAAGAATTCAAGGAGAGGTCATCGTGGTTCTGTTATGGGTCACGATATTGTTGAACGTGATCCAATCGAGGGTCACGAAAGACTAAATCGTGACTACTTTGCCAATCCTCCAAAATATGGGGCTCGTCTCTTTCGAAGGAGGTTCAGAATGAAGCAAGCTCTTTTCCTTCGAATTCATGATGCTGTCGTTGCACACGATAATTATTTTGTTCAAAGAAGGAATGCTACTGGGCGTCTTGGTTTGTCATCGCTTCAAAAGGTAACGGCTGCTTTTCGAATGCTTGCTTATGGTGTTCCAGCCGATTATGTAGATGAGTATGTGCAGATTGGTGAAAGCACCGCTATAGAAAGTCTCAAAAGATTCGTCGTAGCagttgttgaagtgtttggtgaTGAGTACTTAAGATCGCCAAATAGTGATGACCTCACGAGATTACTTGCAAAAGGTGAAGAGCGTGGCTTTCCTGGGATGTTGGGAAGCATTGATTGTATGCATTGGACGTGGAAAAATTGCCCAACTGCTTGGCATGGTATGTTTATAGGCCACATTCATGAACCGACTATTATTTTAGAAGCTGTAGCTTCATATGATCTTTGGGTTACCTGGGTCTCTTAATGACATCAATGTGTTAGAACGCTCTTTTGTATTTAGTGAATTGGCTGAAGGGCGTGCTCCTCCTATTAGCTATAAAGTCAATGGTAGATCATATGATATGGGATATTATCTTGCTGATGGTATATATCCATCATGGGCAACATTAGTGAAGACTATTCCAGCTCCTCAAGGAAATAAGCATAGacattttg is a genomic window containing:
- the LOC133737487 gene encoding uncharacterized protein LOC133737487, coding for MNDDDDIDEEYEESLLVQIEEERLAKKNSRRGHRGSVMGHDIVERDPIEGHERLNRDYFANPPKYGARLFRRRFRMKQALFLRIHDAVVAHDNYFVQRRNATGRLGLSSLQKVTAAFRMLAYGVPADYVDEYVQIGESTAIESLKRFVVAVVEVFGDEYLRSPNSDDLTRLLAKGEERGFPGIELAEGRAPPISYKVNGRSYDMGYYLADGIYPSWATLVKTIPAPQGNKHRHFAKEQEGARKDVERAFGVLQARFAIVRGPARFWDKDILKYIMTACIIMHNMIIEDEHDEHEHDRRPRQMHEIEKLYDRVADIPRISPSLERTPTLMEFIENRHRIRDKQMHTQLQEDLVEHLWKVHGGQ